The following coding sequences are from one Lathamus discolor isolate bLatDis1 chromosome 10, bLatDis1.hap1, whole genome shotgun sequence window:
- the LOC136019708 gene encoding hexokinase-3-like isoform X4 has protein sequence MSVPRLMALGTGVAVRLRICAQGEGEGVGIASPLTAHGPGMGLGEPLRHHPSLGPADHGSSPQLFNYIIECIMDCQLKHNLMEQILPLGFTFSFPCQQLGLDKAVLLNWTKGFNASGCVGQDVVQLLRDAAQRKEVRSTAALRGLPSPYHHLSPCGMAARCQAALQGHSGGGDTSTGSPGTGTNACYMEEMRNVGTVEGDDGRMCINMEWGAFGDNGCLDHIITTFDRMVDEKTINPGKQRFEKLISGMYLGEIVRYILLAMVEKQVLFRGKPCPKLQTKDIFQTKFLSTIEIDGLALRKVLAILRDLDLHASFEDSVLVREVCQTVSLRAAQLCAAGMAAVVEKMRENRGLEQLVVTVGVDGTLYKMHPHFSQNLQQTLQVLAPKCTVTFLHSDDGSGKGAALVAAVACRKAGP, from the exons ATGTCCGTGCCACGCCTgatggcactg GGCACTGGTGTGGCGGTGAGGCTGAGAATCTGTGCCCAAGGAGAGGGCGAGGGGGTGGGAATTGCGTCCCCCCTCACTGCCCATGgacctgggatggggctgggagagCCCCTGCGGCATCACCCCAGCCTGGGCCCTGCTGACCACGGCTCCTCTCCACAGCTCTTCAACTACATCATTGAGTGCATCATGGACTGCCAGCTGAAGCACAACCTGATGGAACAGATCCTGCCACTTGGCttcaccttctccttcccctgccagcagctgggctTGGATAAG gcagtgctgctgaacTGGACCAAAGGCTTCAACGCCTCAGGCTGTGTGGGGCAGGACGTGGTCCAGCTGCTGAGGGATGCTGCCCAGCGCAAAGAG GTGAGGAGCACTGCTGCACTCAGGGGTCTCCCATCCCCTTATCACCACCTCAGCCCGTGTGGCATGGCCGCAAGGTgccaagcagctctgcagggccaTAGTGGTGGGGGTGACACCAGCACGGGGTCCCCAGGGACAGGGACCAATGCCTGCTACATGGAGGAAATGCGGAACGTGGGCACTGTGGAGGGGGATGACGGCCGCATGTGCATCAACATGGAGTGGGGTGCCTTTGGGGACAACGGCTGCCTGGACCACATCATCACCACATTTGACCGGATGGTGGATGAGAAAACCATCAACCCGGGCAAGCAGAG GTTTGAGAAGCTCATCAGCGGCATGTACCTGGGCGAGATCGTGCGCTACATCCTGCTGGCAATGGTGGAGAAACAGGTCCTGTTCCGTGGGAAGCCCTGCCCCAAGCTGCAGACCAAGGACATCTTCCAGACCAAGTTCCTCTCCACCATCGAGAT CGATGGGCTGGCCCTGCGAAAGGTACTGGCCATCCTGCGGGACCTGGATCTGCACGCCAGCTTTGAGGACAGCGTGCTGGTGCGGGAGGTGTGCCAGACCGTGTCCCTGCGGGCGGCCCAGCTCTGCGCCGCCGGCATGGCCGCTGTGGTGGAGAAGATGCGGGAGAACCGTGGCCTGGAGCAGCTGGTTGTCACCGTCGGCGTGGACGGAACCTTGTACAAGATGCACCCGCA CTTCTCCCAGAACCTCCAGCAGACGCTGCAGGTCCTGGCACCCAAGTGCACCGTCACCTTCCTGCATTCGGACGATGGCTCCGGGAAAGGGGCTGCGCTCGTGGCGGCCGTGGCCTGCCGCAAAGCTGGGCCTTAG
- the LOC136019708 gene encoding hexokinase-3-like isoform X2, whose protein sequence is MLHTRPLPSSSSSGRFGEILQSVTGLLAPECTITFLPSVDGSGRGAAIVTAVALRLAEQRREVDRVLSPLRLSHSDLQRVQALMRQEMDLGLGKDTNARSSVRMLPTYVRATPDGTERGEFLALDLGGTNFRVLVVHAAEGSVRVASEIYLIPTRILQGTGVAVRLRICAQGEGEGVGIASPLTAHGPGMGLGEPLRHHPSLGPADHGSSPQLFNYIIECIMDCQLKHNLMEQILPLGFTFSFPCQQLGLDKAVLLNWTKGFNASGCVGQDVVQLLRDAAQRKENFALNVVAVVNDTVGTMMSCGYDDPKCEIGLIVGTGTNACYMEEMRNVGTVEGDDGRMCINMEWGAFGDNGCLDHIITTFDRMVDEKTINPGKQRFEKLISGMYLGEIVRYILLAMVEKQVLFRGKPCPKLQTKDIFQTKFLSTIEIDGLALRKVLAILRDLDLHASFEDSVLVREVCQTVSLRAAQLCAAGMAAVVEKMRENRGLEQLVVTVGVDGTLYKMHPHFSQNLQQTLQVLAPKCTVTFLHSDDGSGKGAALVAAVACRKAGP, encoded by the exons ATGCTTCACACCCGGCCTTTGccatcctcttcttcctctggcaGGTTTGGGGAGATCCTGCAGAGCGTGACGGGGCTGCTGGCCCCAGAGTGCACGATCACCTTCCTGCCCTCGGTGGATGGGAGCGGGCGCGGGGCAGCCATCGTGACGGCAGTGGCTCTGCGCCTGGCGGAGCAGCGCCGGGAGGTGGATCGGGTGCTGTCCCCACTGCGGCTCAGCCACTCCGACCTGCAGCGCGTCCAGGCGCTCATGAGGCAGGAGATGGACCTGGGGCTGGGCAAAGACACCAATGCCAGATCCTCTGTCCGCATGCTGCCCACCTATGTCCGTGCCACGCCTgatggcactg AGCGAGGTGAATTCCTGGCGCTGGACCTGGGAGGCACAAACTTCCGGGTGCTGGTGGTGCATGCGGCGGAGGGCAGCGTACGCGTGGCCTCTGAGATCTATCTCATCCCAACCCGCATCTTACAGGGCACTGGTGTGGCGGTGAGGCTGAGAATCTGTGCCCAAGGAGAGGGCGAGGGGGTGGGAATTGCGTCCCCCCTCACTGCCCATGgacctgggatggggctgggagagCCCCTGCGGCATCACCCCAGCCTGGGCCCTGCTGACCACGGCTCCTCTCCACAGCTCTTCAACTACATCATTGAGTGCATCATGGACTGCCAGCTGAAGCACAACCTGATGGAACAGATCCTGCCACTTGGCttcaccttctccttcccctgccagcagctgggctTGGATAAG gcagtgctgctgaacTGGACCAAAGGCTTCAACGCCTCAGGCTGTGTGGGGCAGGACGTGGTCCAGCTGCTGAGGGATGCTGCCCAGCGCAAAGAG AACTTTGCGCTGAACGTGGTAGCCGTAGTCAATGACACAGTGGGAACCATGATGTCCTGTGGCTATGATGACCCTAAATGTGAAATTGGCCTTATCGTAG GGACAGGGACCAATGCCTGCTACATGGAGGAAATGCGGAACGTGGGCACTGTGGAGGGGGATGACGGCCGCATGTGCATCAACATGGAGTGGGGTGCCTTTGGGGACAACGGCTGCCTGGACCACATCATCACCACATTTGACCGGATGGTGGATGAGAAAACCATCAACCCGGGCAAGCAGAG GTTTGAGAAGCTCATCAGCGGCATGTACCTGGGCGAGATCGTGCGCTACATCCTGCTGGCAATGGTGGAGAAACAGGTCCTGTTCCGTGGGAAGCCCTGCCCCAAGCTGCAGACCAAGGACATCTTCCAGACCAAGTTCCTCTCCACCATCGAGAT CGATGGGCTGGCCCTGCGAAAGGTACTGGCCATCCTGCGGGACCTGGATCTGCACGCCAGCTTTGAGGACAGCGTGCTGGTGCGGGAGGTGTGCCAGACCGTGTCCCTGCGGGCGGCCCAGCTCTGCGCCGCCGGCATGGCCGCTGTGGTGGAGAAGATGCGGGAGAACCGTGGCCTGGAGCAGCTGGTTGTCACCGTCGGCGTGGACGGAACCTTGTACAAGATGCACCCGCA CTTCTCCCAGAACCTCCAGCAGACGCTGCAGGTCCTGGCACCCAAGTGCACCGTCACCTTCCTGCATTCGGACGATGGCTCCGGGAAAGGGGCTGCGCTCGTGGCGGCCGTGGCCTGCCGCAAAGCTGGGCCTTAG
- the LOC136019708 gene encoding hexokinase-3-like isoform X1: protein MLHTRPLPSSSSSGRFGEILQSVTGLLAPECTITFLPSVDGSGRGAAIVTAVALRLAEQRREVDRVLSPLRLSHSDLQRVQALMRQEMDLGLGKDTNARSSVRMLPTYVRATPDGTERGEFLALDLGGTNFRVLVVHAAEGSVRVASEIYLIPTRILQGTGVAVRLRICAQGEGEGVGIASPLTAHGPGMGLGEPLRHHPSLGPADHGSSPQLFNYIIECIMDCQLKHNLMEQILPLGFTFSFPCQQLGLDKAVLLNWTKGFNASGCVGQDVVQLLRDAAQRKEVRSTAALRGLPSPYHHLSPCGMAARCQAALQGHSGGGDTSTGSPGTGTNACYMEEMRNVGTVEGDDGRMCINMEWGAFGDNGCLDHIITTFDRMVDEKTINPGKQRFEKLISGMYLGEIVRYILLAMVEKQVLFRGKPCPKLQTKDIFQTKFLSTIEIDGLALRKVLAILRDLDLHASFEDSVLVREVCQTVSLRAAQLCAAGMAAVVEKMRENRGLEQLVVTVGVDGTLYKMHPHFSQNLQQTLQVLAPKCTVTFLHSDDGSGKGAALVAAVACRKAGP, encoded by the exons ATGCTTCACACCCGGCCTTTGccatcctcttcttcctctggcaGGTTTGGGGAGATCCTGCAGAGCGTGACGGGGCTGCTGGCCCCAGAGTGCACGATCACCTTCCTGCCCTCGGTGGATGGGAGCGGGCGCGGGGCAGCCATCGTGACGGCAGTGGCTCTGCGCCTGGCGGAGCAGCGCCGGGAGGTGGATCGGGTGCTGTCCCCACTGCGGCTCAGCCACTCCGACCTGCAGCGCGTCCAGGCGCTCATGAGGCAGGAGATGGACCTGGGGCTGGGCAAAGACACCAATGCCAGATCCTCTGTCCGCATGCTGCCCACCTATGTCCGTGCCACGCCTgatggcactg AGCGAGGTGAATTCCTGGCGCTGGACCTGGGAGGCACAAACTTCCGGGTGCTGGTGGTGCATGCGGCGGAGGGCAGCGTACGCGTGGCCTCTGAGATCTATCTCATCCCAACCCGCATCTTACAGGGCACTGGTGTGGCGGTGAGGCTGAGAATCTGTGCCCAAGGAGAGGGCGAGGGGGTGGGAATTGCGTCCCCCCTCACTGCCCATGgacctgggatggggctgggagagCCCCTGCGGCATCACCCCAGCCTGGGCCCTGCTGACCACGGCTCCTCTCCACAGCTCTTCAACTACATCATTGAGTGCATCATGGACTGCCAGCTGAAGCACAACCTGATGGAACAGATCCTGCCACTTGGCttcaccttctccttcccctgccagcagctgggctTGGATAAG gcagtgctgctgaacTGGACCAAAGGCTTCAACGCCTCAGGCTGTGTGGGGCAGGACGTGGTCCAGCTGCTGAGGGATGCTGCCCAGCGCAAAGAG GTGAGGAGCACTGCTGCACTCAGGGGTCTCCCATCCCCTTATCACCACCTCAGCCCGTGTGGCATGGCCGCAAGGTgccaagcagctctgcagggccaTAGTGGTGGGGGTGACACCAGCACGGGGTCCCCAGGGACAGGGACCAATGCCTGCTACATGGAGGAAATGCGGAACGTGGGCACTGTGGAGGGGGATGACGGCCGCATGTGCATCAACATGGAGTGGGGTGCCTTTGGGGACAACGGCTGCCTGGACCACATCATCACCACATTTGACCGGATGGTGGATGAGAAAACCATCAACCCGGGCAAGCAGAG GTTTGAGAAGCTCATCAGCGGCATGTACCTGGGCGAGATCGTGCGCTACATCCTGCTGGCAATGGTGGAGAAACAGGTCCTGTTCCGTGGGAAGCCCTGCCCCAAGCTGCAGACCAAGGACATCTTCCAGACCAAGTTCCTCTCCACCATCGAGAT CGATGGGCTGGCCCTGCGAAAGGTACTGGCCATCCTGCGGGACCTGGATCTGCACGCCAGCTTTGAGGACAGCGTGCTGGTGCGGGAGGTGTGCCAGACCGTGTCCCTGCGGGCGGCCCAGCTCTGCGCCGCCGGCATGGCCGCTGTGGTGGAGAAGATGCGGGAGAACCGTGGCCTGGAGCAGCTGGTTGTCACCGTCGGCGTGGACGGAACCTTGTACAAGATGCACCCGCA CTTCTCCCAGAACCTCCAGCAGACGCTGCAGGTCCTGGCACCCAAGTGCACCGTCACCTTCCTGCATTCGGACGATGGCTCCGGGAAAGGGGCTGCGCTCGTGGCGGCCGTGGCCTGCCGCAAAGCTGGGCCTTAG
- the LOC136020105 gene encoding hexokinase-2-like, whose translation MPLQLFSFIAKCLRQFLAGFTSLQRRYPLGFVFPFSCKQTRLDKAELISWSKGFKCTDVEGKDVVQLLQSAINKEELYVDVVALMNDTVGTMMTSSRNDKACEVAVIVDVGTNSCFMAEAQLVEMVEETSGRMCVNTEWGCFGDDTTLSGIVTTYDQRVDKESSDPGKKRFEKLVGSLYLGEIVRHVLITLAAEKAIFTGSNAGILRNKDVLKTHQVLEIINHEDGMAKTRSMLETLGLRPSRRDCCRVQQVCQAVVSRSAALCAAGLAAILTHMCQSRELEQLSVNIGVDGELYRDHAR comes from the exons ATGCCTTTGCAGCTCTTTAGCTTCATTGCAAAATGCTTGCGCCAGTTCCTGGCCGGCTTCACCAGCCTCCAGCGTCGCTACCCCTTGGGCTTTGTCTTCCCCTTCAGCTGCAAGCAGACGCGGCTGGACAAG GCAGAGCTCATCTCCTGGTCCAAGGGCTTCAAGTGCACTGATGTGGAGGGGAAGGACGTTGTGCAGTTGCTGCAGTCAGCCATCAACAAGGAAGAG CTCTACGTGGATGTTGTTGCTCTGATGAACGATACTGTGGGCACCATGATGACCTCCAGCAGGAATGATAAGGCCTGTGAGGTTGCCGTCATTGTAG ACGTGGGCACCAACAGCTGCTTCATGGCCGAGGCACAACTGGTCGAGATGGTGGAGGAGACCAGCGGGAGGATGTGTGTCAACACCGAGTGGGGCTGCTTCGGGGACGATACCACCCTAAGTGGCATCGTGACCACCTATGACCAGCGCGTGGACAAGGAATCCTCCGACCCCGGGAAGAAGAG ATTTGAGAAGCTGGTGGGCAGCCTCTATCTGGGAGAGATCGTCCGGCACGTGCTGATCACCCTGGCTGCTGAGAAAGCCATCTTCACTGGGAGCAATGCTGGCATCCTGAGGAACAAGGATGTGCTCAAGACCCATCAGGTCCTGGAGATCATCAA CCATGAGGATGGCATGGCCAAGACGAGGAGCATGCTGGAGACTCTGGGACTGCGGCCGAGCAGGCGGGATTGCTGCCGGGTGCAGCAGGTCTGCCAGGCGGTGGTGAGCCGTTCTGCCGCGCTCTGCGCCGCGGGGCTGGCTGCCATCCTCACACACATGTGCCAGAGccgggagctggagcagctctctgTCAACATCGGGGTGGATGGCGAGCTGTACCGAGACCATGCCAGGTGA
- the LOC136020104 gene encoding hexokinase-2-like has translation MGSPERRGAAGRAPGSAQEQSAARSLQRRALGSAERGRLPVRRPSVSQQPGQRSNSAGSPVQKALQALTVPLEMLQVLKGRMMQDMRKGLSRQMHAQATMQMLPTFICSMPDGTEKGDLLVVELCQNYVRTLFVTLFGDGNQRPQVMYKIFDLPMTITQGKGEAV, from the exons ATGGGCAGCCCGGAGCGGCGCGGAGCTGCGGGCAGGGCGCCCGGGAGCGCCCAGGAGCAGAGCGCTGCGCGCAGCCTGCAGCGCCGGGCCTTGGGCTCGGCGGAGCGGGGCAGGCTGCCCGTGCGCCG GCCCTCAGTGAGCCAACAGCCGGGCCAGCGCAGCAATTCCGCCGGCTCCCCG GTACAGAAAGCCCTGCAGGCACTCACCGTCCcgctggagatgctgcaggtgctgaaGGGCCGCATGATGCAGGACATGCGCAAGGGGCTGAGCCGCCAGATGCATGCGCAGGCCACCATGCAGATGCTGCCCACCTTCATCTGCTCCATGCCCGATGGCACCG AGAAGGGTGACTTGCTGGTGGTGGAGCTGTGCCAGAACTATGTCCGGACCCTCTTTGTGACCCTCTTTGGTGACGGGAACCAGAGACCTCAAGTGATGTACAAGATCTTTGACTTACCGATGACCATCACGCAGGGCAAGGGGGAAGCGGTATGA
- the LOC136019708 gene encoding hexokinase-3-like isoform X3, whose amino-acid sequence MLHTRPLPSSSSSGRFGEILQSVTGLLAPECTITFLPSVDGSGRGAAIVTAVALRLAEQRREVDRVLSPLRLSHSDLQRVQALMRQEMDLGLGKDTNARSSVRMLPTYVRATPDGTERGEFLALDLGGTNFRVLVVHAAEGSVRVASEIYLIPTRILQGTGVALFNYIIECIMDCQLKHNLMEQILPLGFTFSFPCQQLGLDKAVLLNWTKGFNASGCVGQDVVQLLRDAAQRKENFALNVVAVVNDTVGTMMSCGYDDPKCEIGLIVGTGTNACYMEEMRNVGTVEGDDGRMCINMEWGAFGDNGCLDHIITTFDRMVDEKTINPGKQRFEKLISGMYLGEIVRYILLAMVEKQVLFRGKPCPKLQTKDIFQTKFLSTIEIDGLALRKVLAILRDLDLHASFEDSVLVREVCQTVSLRAAQLCAAGMAAVVEKMRENRGLEQLVVTVGVDGTLYKMHPHFSQNLQQTLQVLAPKCTVTFLHSDDGSGKGAALVAAVACRKAGP is encoded by the exons ATGCTTCACACCCGGCCTTTGccatcctcttcttcctctggcaGGTTTGGGGAGATCCTGCAGAGCGTGACGGGGCTGCTGGCCCCAGAGTGCACGATCACCTTCCTGCCCTCGGTGGATGGGAGCGGGCGCGGGGCAGCCATCGTGACGGCAGTGGCTCTGCGCCTGGCGGAGCAGCGCCGGGAGGTGGATCGGGTGCTGTCCCCACTGCGGCTCAGCCACTCCGACCTGCAGCGCGTCCAGGCGCTCATGAGGCAGGAGATGGACCTGGGGCTGGGCAAAGACACCAATGCCAGATCCTCTGTCCGCATGCTGCCCACCTATGTCCGTGCCACGCCTgatggcactg AGCGAGGTGAATTCCTGGCGCTGGACCTGGGAGGCACAAACTTCCGGGTGCTGGTGGTGCATGCGGCGGAGGGCAGCGTACGCGTGGCCTCTGAGATCTATCTCATCCCAACCCGCATCTTACAGGGCACTGGTGTGGCG CTCTTCAACTACATCATTGAGTGCATCATGGACTGCCAGCTGAAGCACAACCTGATGGAACAGATCCTGCCACTTGGCttcaccttctccttcccctgccagcagctgggctTGGATAAG gcagtgctgctgaacTGGACCAAAGGCTTCAACGCCTCAGGCTGTGTGGGGCAGGACGTGGTCCAGCTGCTGAGGGATGCTGCCCAGCGCAAAGAG AACTTTGCGCTGAACGTGGTAGCCGTAGTCAATGACACAGTGGGAACCATGATGTCCTGTGGCTATGATGACCCTAAATGTGAAATTGGCCTTATCGTAG GGACAGGGACCAATGCCTGCTACATGGAGGAAATGCGGAACGTGGGCACTGTGGAGGGGGATGACGGCCGCATGTGCATCAACATGGAGTGGGGTGCCTTTGGGGACAACGGCTGCCTGGACCACATCATCACCACATTTGACCGGATGGTGGATGAGAAAACCATCAACCCGGGCAAGCAGAG GTTTGAGAAGCTCATCAGCGGCATGTACCTGGGCGAGATCGTGCGCTACATCCTGCTGGCAATGGTGGAGAAACAGGTCCTGTTCCGTGGGAAGCCCTGCCCCAAGCTGCAGACCAAGGACATCTTCCAGACCAAGTTCCTCTCCACCATCGAGAT CGATGGGCTGGCCCTGCGAAAGGTACTGGCCATCCTGCGGGACCTGGATCTGCACGCCAGCTTTGAGGACAGCGTGCTGGTGCGGGAGGTGTGCCAGACCGTGTCCCTGCGGGCGGCCCAGCTCTGCGCCGCCGGCATGGCCGCTGTGGTGGAGAAGATGCGGGAGAACCGTGGCCTGGAGCAGCTGGTTGTCACCGTCGGCGTGGACGGAACCTTGTACAAGATGCACCCGCA CTTCTCCCAGAACCTCCAGCAGACGCTGCAGGTCCTGGCACCCAAGTGCACCGTCACCTTCCTGCATTCGGACGATGGCTCCGGGAAAGGGGCTGCGCTCGTGGCGGCCGTGGCCTGCCGCAAAGCTGGGCCTTAG